A stretch of Vannielia litorea DNA encodes these proteins:
- the nrdF gene encoding class 1b ribonucleoside-diphosphate reductase subunit beta, with product MKDTVTTARPVPAAINWNRLQDDKDLEIWNRLTANFWLPEKVPLSNDIQSWSQLKEAEQQLTIRVFTGLTLLDTIQNTVGAPALMPDAQTPHEEAVLTNIAFMEAVHARSYSSVFSTLCRTAEVDEAFRWSSENEHLQAKSRLILDEYDAASNPLRKKIASVFLESFLFYSGFYLPMHWSSRARLTNTADLIRLIIRDEAIHGYYIGYKFQRAMERLPEAERTELKDFAFALLFDLYEIEARYTEQLYDGLGLTEDVKNFLHYNANKALQNLGFEALFPEDACRVNPAIMAALSPGSDENHDFFSGSGSSYVIGKTVATEDDDWDF from the coding sequence ATGAAAGACACCGTCACCACCGCCCGCCCCGTCCCCGCCGCGATCAACTGGAACCGGTTGCAGGACGACAAGGACCTCGAAATCTGGAACCGCCTTACCGCCAACTTCTGGCTGCCCGAGAAGGTGCCGCTGTCGAACGATATCCAGAGCTGGTCTCAGCTGAAGGAGGCCGAGCAGCAGCTCACCATCCGGGTGTTCACCGGCCTGACCCTGCTCGACACGATCCAGAACACGGTGGGCGCGCCCGCGCTCATGCCCGACGCGCAAACCCCTCACGAGGAGGCCGTGCTGACCAACATCGCCTTCATGGAGGCGGTCCATGCGCGCAGCTATTCTTCCGTGTTTTCAACCCTGTGCCGCACGGCGGAGGTGGATGAGGCGTTCCGCTGGTCGTCGGAAAACGAGCATCTCCAGGCCAAGTCGCGGCTCATCCTCGACGAGTACGACGCCGCCTCCAACCCGCTCCGCAAGAAGATCGCCTCGGTCTTTCTGGAGAGCTTCCTGTTCTACTCCGGCTTCTACCTGCCGATGCACTGGTCGTCGCGGGCGCGGCTGACCAACACTGCCGACCTGATCCGCCTCATCATCCGTGACGAGGCGATCCACGGCTATTACATCGGCTACAAGTTCCAGCGCGCCATGGAGCGGCTGCCCGAGGCCGAGCGCACCGAGCTGAAGGACTTTGCCTTCGCGCTGCTCTTCGATCTCTACGAGATCGAGGCACGCTACACCGAGCAGCTCTACGACGGGCTGGGGCTGACCGAGGACGTAAAGAACTTTCTGCACTACAACGCCAACAAGGCGCTGCAGAACCTCGGCTTCGAGGCGCTCTTCCCCGAAGACGCCTGCCGGGTGAACCCCGCCATCATGGCCGCCCTCTCCCCCGGCTCCGACGAGAACCACGACTTCTTCTCCGGCTCCGGCTCCAGCTACGTGATCGGCAAGACCGTCGCCACCGAGGACGACGACTGGGATTTCTGA
- the nrdE gene encoding class 1b ribonucleoside-diphosphate reductase subunit alpha, whose translation MLDASLTQGLDYHALNAMLNLYDAEGKIQFEADRMAARQYFLQHVNQNTVFFHSLDEKLGYLVDEGYYEPEVLDQYSKNFQRAIWEAAFARKFRFPTFLGAFKYYTSYTLKTRDGQRYLERYEDRVVMNALALARGDEALAMQLMEEILSGRFQPATPTFLNAGKKARGEFVSCFLLRLEDNMESIGRGINSALQLSKRGGGVALMLTNIREHGAPIKGIENQSSGVIPVMKLLEDSFSYANQLGARQGAGAVYLNAHHPDILRFLDTKRENADEKIRIKTLSLGVVIPDVTFELAKRNEDMYLFSPHDVEKVYGCAFSEISVTEKYEEMVDNPKIRKKKINARAFFQTLAEIQFESGYPYIMFEDTVNRANPIAGRIAMSNLCSEILQVNEASEFNDDLSYARMGTDISCNLGSMNIARAMDGGDLGASVGTAIRALNAVSEMSAIDSVPSIRKGNDESHAIGLGQMNLHGFLARERIHYGSPEGVEFTSVYFAAVLYHALATSCALAQEKGSRFKGFEQSAYADGSFFDKYVTRSWQPESAEVKALFKRFGIALPTRKDWAALKTQVMEHGLYNRNLQAVPPTGSISYINYATSSIHPITAKVEIRKEGKIGRVYYPAPYMTGENLEFYRDAYEIGPEAIIDTYAAATEHVDQGLSLTLFFPAEASTRDINRAQIYAWKKGIKTIYYIRLRQAALEGTEVEGCVSCTL comes from the coding sequence ATGCTTGACGCCAGCCTGACGCAGGGCCTCGACTACCACGCGCTGAACGCGATGCTGAACCTCTATGACGCCGAGGGAAAGATCCAGTTCGAGGCCGACAGGATGGCGGCGCGGCAGTACTTTCTGCAGCACGTCAACCAGAACACCGTGTTCTTCCACTCGCTCGACGAGAAACTGGGCTACCTGGTGGACGAGGGCTACTACGAGCCCGAGGTGCTGGACCAGTATTCGAAGAACTTTCAGCGGGCGATCTGGGAGGCGGCCTTTGCCAGGAAGTTCCGCTTTCCCACCTTCCTCGGCGCCTTCAAGTATTACACCTCCTACACGCTGAAAACGCGGGACGGGCAGCGCTACCTGGAGCGCTACGAGGACCGGGTGGTGATGAACGCCCTGGCACTCGCCCGTGGCGACGAGGCGCTGGCGATGCAGCTGATGGAAGAGATCCTCTCGGGCCGCTTCCAGCCCGCCACGCCGACCTTTCTGAACGCCGGCAAGAAGGCGCGGGGCGAGTTCGTCTCGTGCTTCCTGCTGCGGCTCGAAGACAACATGGAGAGCATCGGGCGCGGCATCAACTCGGCGCTGCAACTGAGCAAGCGCGGCGGCGGCGTGGCCCTGATGCTCACCAACATCCGCGAGCACGGCGCCCCGATCAAGGGGATCGAAAACCAGTCGTCCGGGGTCATCCCGGTGATGAAACTGCTGGAGGACAGCTTCAGCTATGCCAACCAGCTCGGCGCGCGGCAGGGGGCGGGGGCGGTCTATCTCAACGCCCACCACCCTGACATCCTGCGCTTTCTCGACACCAAGCGCGAGAACGCCGACGAGAAGATCCGGATCAAGACCCTCTCGCTCGGCGTGGTCATCCCCGATGTGACCTTCGAGCTCGCCAAGCGCAACGAGGACATGTATCTCTTCTCGCCTCATGACGTCGAAAAGGTCTATGGCTGCGCCTTCTCGGAGATCTCGGTCACCGAGAAATACGAGGAGATGGTCGACAACCCGAAGATCCGGAAGAAGAAGATCAACGCCCGCGCCTTCTTCCAGACGCTGGCCGAGATCCAGTTCGAGAGCGGCTATCCCTACATCATGTTCGAGGACACGGTGAACCGCGCCAACCCGATCGCCGGGCGCATCGCCATGTCGAACCTCTGCTCCGAGATCCTCCAGGTCAACGAGGCCTCGGAGTTCAACGACGACCTGAGCTACGCCCGCATGGGCACCGACATCTCCTGCAACCTCGGCTCGATGAACATCGCCCGCGCGATGGACGGCGGCGACCTCGGCGCCTCGGTCGGCACGGCGATCCGGGCGCTCAACGCGGTCTCCGAGATGTCGGCGATCGACTCGGTGCCCTCGATCCGCAAGGGCAACGACGAGAGCCACGCCATCGGCCTGGGCCAGATGAACCTGCACGGCTTCCTCGCCCGCGAGCGCATCCACTACGGCTCGCCCGAGGGGGTGGAGTTCACCTCCGTCTACTTTGCCGCCGTGCTCTACCACGCGCTCGCCACCTCCTGCGCGCTGGCGCAGGAAAAGGGCAGCCGGTTCAAGGGCTTCGAGCAGTCGGCCTATGCCGACGGCAGCTTCTTCGACAAGTATGTGACCCGCAGCTGGCAGCCGGAGAGCGCCGAGGTGAAGGCGCTCTTCAAGCGCTTCGGCATCGCCCTGCCCACCCGGAAGGACTGGGCCGCGCTGAAGACGCAGGTGATGGAGCACGGGCTCTACAACCGCAACCTCCAGGCGGTGCCGCCCACAGGCTCGATCAGCTACATCAACTACGCCACCTCCTCGATCCACCCGATCACCGCCAAGGTGGAGATCCGCAAGGAGGGCAAGATCGGCCGCGTCTACTACCCCGCGCCCTACATGACCGGCGAGAACCTCGAGTTCTACCGCGATGCCTACGAGATCGGCCCCGAGGCGATCATCGACACCTATGCCGCGGCCACCGAGCATGTGGACCAGGGGCTTTCGCTCACGCTGTTCTTCCCGGCCGAGGCCTCGACCCGCGACATCAACCGCGCCCAGATCTACGCCTGGAAGAAGGGGATCAAGACGATCTACTACATCCGCCTGCGCCAGGCCGCGCTGGAGGGCACCGAAGTCGAGGGCTGCGTGTCCTGCACCCTCTGA
- the nrdI gene encoding class Ib ribonucleoside-diphosphate reductase assembly flavoprotein NrdI, with protein MTGARGHLVYFSSGSGNTARLVEKLGLPATRLPLSAAAPVPLVTEPFVLVTPTYADGEGRGAVAKPVIAFLNLAANRALLRGVIAGGNRNFGATFALAGEVIATKCNVPLLYRFELAGTETDIARIRSGLDQYWGTQCLTPA; from the coding sequence ATGACGGGCGCGCGGGGGCATCTGGTCTACTTCTCCAGCGGGTCGGGCAACACCGCCCGGCTGGTGGAAAAGCTGGGCCTCCCCGCCACCCGGCTGCCGCTGAGCGCGGCGGCGCCCGTCCCCCTGGTGACCGAGCCCTTCGTGCTCGTCACGCCCACCTACGCCGATGGCGAGGGCCGGGGCGCGGTGGCCAAGCCGGTCATCGCCTTTCTGAACCTCGCCGCCAACCGCGCCCTGCTGCGCGGCGTGATCGCCGGGGGCAACCGCAACTTCGGCGCCACCTTCGCCCTCGCCGGCGAGGTGATCGCCACCAAATGCAACGTGCCGCTGCTCTACCGCTTCGAGCTGGCCGGCACCGAGACAGACATCGCCCGCATCCGCAGCGGGCTGGACCAATACTGGGGAACACAATGCTTGACGCCAGCCTGA
- the nrdH gene encoding glutaredoxin-like protein NrdH, with protein sequence MTITVYSKPACVQCTATTRALEARGLPFDVIDLTEDDDAMQMVQGLGYRQAPVVVAGDDHWAGFRPDMIGRLS encoded by the coding sequence ATGACCATCACCGTCTATTCCAAACCCGCCTGCGTGCAGTGCACCGCGACCACCCGCGCTCTTGAGGCGCGCGGGCTTCCGTTCGACGTGATCGACCTCACCGAGGACGACGACGCCATGCAGATGGTGCAGGGCCTCGGCTATCGGCAGGCGCCCGTCGTCGTCGCCGGCGACGACCATTGGGCCGGCTTCCGCCCCGACATGATCGGCCGGCTCTCCTGA
- a CDS encoding ATP-binding protein has product MNELNKESRGTRGDAGYDHDAALRRLFFLSLDPDIDFATKVEELLTLGCETLGLELGIVSRIRGATYSVEHVSGADWAPEVGATFDVTRTYCTHTLMADDVVHFHHAGMSRIAEHPCYVDFGLESYIGVPIRAGKRRVGTLNFSAPATRAAFTEDEAELVRLFGRWLGEEWLKHERSRELADKTRLLNAIVESVPDAVVAVNRDREIEMVNTAAEQILGYDRKELIGKTTAFLYPDDAQFKANGERIFRKAEKTTIDHFDVKLRRKDGRVFPAEVFMSPLRDDDDELLGIVGVMRDITDQKALDRAREELISTVTHELRTPITSANGAVKLLTTEKARLSPVLQPTLEIAARNLDRLMRLVEDILVFEQLSSRSSSTERRPLKLGALLEMAAEDIRPFAMEHGITISVVPGDSASQTIRGDRHRLLQVLSNLLSNAIKASHRGSTVEVGLRRGGLGFWVRDYGKGIPDSLQPNLFERFSRAPQSYVEGHSGTGLGMGIVKEIVDQHEGDITFQTSVGAGTEFLVSFPATAIHAAE; this is encoded by the coding sequence ATGAACGAGCTGAACAAGGAGAGCCGCGGCACACGCGGCGACGCCGGTTACGACCACGATGCAGCGCTGCGGCGCCTGTTCTTCCTGTCGCTGGACCCGGACATCGACTTTGCGACCAAGGTCGAGGAGCTGCTGACCCTCGGTTGCGAGACCCTCGGCCTCGAACTGGGCATCGTCAGCCGCATCAGGGGCGCGACCTACAGCGTCGAGCACGTCAGCGGGGCCGACTGGGCGCCCGAGGTCGGCGCCACCTTCGATGTCACCCGCACCTATTGCACCCATACCCTCATGGCCGATGACGTGGTGCACTTTCACCATGCCGGCATGTCGCGGATCGCCGAGCACCCCTGCTACGTCGACTTCGGCCTCGAAAGCTACATCGGCGTGCCCATCCGCGCGGGCAAGAGGCGGGTCGGCACGCTGAACTTTTCCGCCCCCGCGACCCGCGCCGCCTTCACCGAGGATGAAGCGGAGCTGGTGCGCCTGTTCGGGCGCTGGCTCGGCGAGGAGTGGCTCAAGCACGAGCGCTCCAGGGAGCTGGCCGACAAGACCCGCCTGCTCAACGCAATCGTCGAATCCGTGCCCGACGCCGTAGTGGCGGTGAACCGGGATCGCGAGATCGAGATGGTCAACACCGCCGCCGAGCAGATCCTCGGCTACGACCGCAAGGAGCTGATCGGCAAGACCACCGCATTCCTTTATCCCGATGACGCGCAGTTCAAAGCCAATGGCGAGCGGATCTTTCGCAAGGCCGAGAAAACGACGATCGACCATTTCGACGTCAAACTGCGCCGCAAGGACGGGCGGGTGTTTCCGGCCGAGGTGTTCATGTCGCCGCTGCGCGACGATGACGACGAGCTGCTCGGAATCGTCGGCGTCATGCGCGACATCACCGACCAGAAGGCGCTGGACCGCGCCCGCGAGGAGCTGATCTCGACGGTCACCCACGAGCTGCGCACGCCGATCACCTCGGCGAACGGCGCGGTGAAGCTGCTGACGACCGAGAAGGCCAGGCTCTCGCCGGTGTTGCAACCCACCCTCGAGATCGCCGCCCGCAACCTGGACCGCCTGATGCGGCTGGTGGAGGACATCCTCGTCTTCGAACAGCTGAGCTCCCGCTCTTCCTCAACCGAGCGCAGGCCGCTCAAGCTCGGCGCGCTCCTCGAGATGGCCGCCGAAGACATCCGTCCCTTCGCCATGGAGCATGGCATCACCATCTCCGTGGTGCCTGGCGACAGTGCCAGCCAGACCATTCGGGGCGACCGGCACCGCCTCCTTCAGGTGCTGAGCAACCTTCTCTCCAATGCCATCAAGGCCTCCCATCGCGGCTCCACCGTGGAGGTGGGCTTGCGCCGGGGCGGGCTCGGCTTCTGGGTCCGCGACTACGGCAAGGGGATCCCCGACAGCCTGCAGCCCAACCTGTTCGAGCGGTTCTCCCGCGCGCCCCAAAGCTACGTGGAGGGGCACAGCGGCACCGGGCTGGGGATGGGCATCGTCAAGGAGATTGTCGACCAGCACGAGGGCGACATCACCTTCCAGACCTCGGTGGGCGCGGGCACCGAGTTTCTCGTGTCCTTCCCGGCAACGGCGATTCACGCCGCAGAATAG